In Epinephelus fuscoguttatus linkage group LG15, E.fuscoguttatus.final_Chr_v1, a genomic segment contains:
- the sgip1b gene encoding SH3-containing GRB2-like protein 3-interacting protein 1 gives MMQGLKNRTRKALGLRKRDKDTDAASSPDKDGTGSGKKGNKKANGAPNGFYGEIDWDRYASPDVDEEGFSLRPGDEGDAASKGKHFFSSSDSEDDEDSKKKFKIKIKPLVADSAKCVPPSMDELKASVGGLALSPSLRRSPRRSPGQIKRNLSCEEIARPRRSTPTPSPAPETPSDKLSQNVPAFFGLPSETKYARYDVVPSDVWGDSRPPSESQLSRSFPTGAPPPLPPKNIPSRSHYGYSSESAAELPNGRAARSSAPIYLNVLSPAAYRGSTAPDLDDVFGPADGSGETVSPRWVTFTNDRPPPPDEPAPPPPPDSPPPDTPSSTPSTPCLSPGPPPNEPPPSPPPFSPGSPPPFTPPESPPSIVLGPPPPDEPAPPLPPNFSPSNTPPICFDDEAIDEEVLQFAEYSSSPAPISPIPPLPAERRSPRAGVISPLVLGSVGGKRTPEGMHLRDDIPDFVGSPRELTPSFRGTPPPLPPTTYRSIMSSPGPYSGSSPSSPARPATPQSRGSPVPPPPPPRPSSRPKLPPGKPITDLSRPFSPPVSGSPPPFAPLARAESSSSISSITLQSAASTPTLGKELSMSASGCSRGPSPLTMGPQDTLPVAAAFTETINAYFKGADPSKCVVKITGEMVLSFPAGITRHFASHPTQPVLTFCISNYSRLEQVLPNPQLLCCDSTTDSSLDTREFWVNMPNLMSHLKKVAEQKPQATYYNVDMIKYQVSAEGIQSTPLNLAVSWRGDANNTDLRIDYKYNMEAMAAPMPLHNIQFLVPVDGGMAKLQAMIPPATWNQEQQTIQWKIPSLSHRSENGGVGALLGRFQMTEGPCKPSQLAVQFSSEGCTLSGCDIQLVGTGYRLSLIKKRFAAGKYLADN, from the exons AAAAAGGCCAATGGAGCACCGAATGGTTTTTATGGGGAGATTGACTGGGACAGATAT GCCTCTCCTGACGTGGACGAGGAGGGCTTCAGCCTGCGGCCCGGTGACGAGGGTGATG CAGCATCCAAAGGAAAGCACTTTTTCTCCTCCAGTGACTCCGAGGACGACGAGGACAGCAAGAAGAAGTTCAAAATTAAGATCAAGCCGCTTGTGGCGGACAGTGCCAAGTGTGTCCCTCCATCTATGGACGAGCTAAAAGCCTCAGTGGGAGGCCTGgcgctctctccatctctg AGGAGAAGTCCG AGACGCAGCCCG GGGCAGATAAAAAGGAATTTGTCTT GTGAAGAGATCGCCAGACCCAGACGCTCCACCCCCACACCAAGTCCTGCCCCTGAGACGCCAAG TGACAAGCTGTCGCAGAACGTTCCTGCCTTTTTTGGGCTGCCTTCAGAGACCAAATATGCCAGATATGATG TGGTCCCTTCAGATGTATGGGGAGATTCCAGACCACCTTCAGAATCACAGCTGAGCAGAAGTTTCCCAACAGGAG ctcctcctccccttcctccaaAAAACATTCCATCAAGAAGTCATTACGGCTATTCTTCAGAATCTGCTG CTGAGTTACCCAATGGAAGAGCAGCTCGCAGCTCTGCTCCCATCTACCTGAACGTCCTGTCCCCCGCCGCTTACCGAGGCTCCACAGCCCCTGACCTGGACGACGTGTTTGGCCCTGCGGACGGCAGTGGGGAAACAGTGTCCCCCAGATGGGTTACGTTCACCAATGACAGACCCCCACCGCCTGATGAACCTGCACCCCCTCCGCCACCGGATTCTCCTCCTCCAGACACGCCCTCGtccaccccctccaccccctgcCTCTCTCCAGGACCGCCACCAAACGAGCCCCCGCCTTCACCTCCACCATTTTCTCCCgggtctcctcctcctttcacgCCACCAGAATCACCCCCCTCCATCGTGCTCGGACCTCCTCCTCCAGATGAACCGGCCCCTCCCCTGCCTCCCAACTTCTCCCCCTCTAACACGCCTCCTATATGCTTCGACGACGAGGCAATCGATGAGGAGGTGCTTCAGTTTGCAGAGTACTCATCGTCTCCTGCCCCCATCAGCCCCATTCCCCCTCTGCCAGCAGAGCGGAGGTCTCCTCGGGCAGGAGTCATATCTCCCCTGGTCCTTGGGAGTGTCGGGGGAAAGAGGACTCCAGAGGGGATGCACCTGAGAGATGATATCCCAGACTTTGTGGGTTCACCCAGAGAGCTGACGCCGAGCTTCAGGGGCACgccacctcctctccctccaaCCACCTACAGGTCTATTATGTCTTCCCCGGGGCCCTACTCAGGCAGCA GCCCCTCGTCCCCAGCTCGTCCCGCCACGCCTCAGTCTCGAGGCAGTCcggtccctcctcctcctcctcctcgaccctcATCGCGACCAAAGCTGCCCCCAGGGAAACCAATCACAGACCTG TCTCGGCCCTTCAGTCCGCCAGTTTCTGGCAGCCCCCCGCCTTTTGCCCCTCTTGCCCGTGCAGAGAGctcttcctccatctcctccatcacCTTACAGAGTGCAGCGTCCACTCCAACCTTAGGAAAGGAGCTCAGCATGTCCGCCTCAG GATGCTCCAGAGGACCCAGTCCGCTCACCATGGGACCCCAGGACACTCTGCCAGTGGCAGCTGCCTTCACAGAAACCATCAATGCCTACTTCAAAGGCGCAGACCCCAGCAA ATGTGTGGTGAAGATCACAGGGGAGATGGTGCTGTCCTTCCCTGCGGGCATCACTAGGCATTTTGCCAGCCACCCGACTCAACCCGTCCTCACCTTTTGCATCAGCAACTATAGCCGGCTGGAGCAGGTCCTCCCCAATCCACAGCTGCTGTGCTG TGATTCCACAACAGACAGTAGCTTAGACACCAGGGAGTTCTGGGTGAATATGCCAAACCTGATGAGCCATCTGAAAAAAGTGGCTGAACAGAAGCCTCAGGCGACGTACTACAACGTGGACATGATCAAATATCAG GTGTCAGCAGAGGGGATCCAGTCCACTCCTCTGAACCTGGCGGTGAGCTGGCGAGGCGATGCCAACAACACAGACCTTAGAATAGactacaaatacaacatggAGGCCATGGCCGCTCCCATGCCATTACACAACATCCAGTTCCTGGTTCCTGTGGATGGAGGCATGGCCAAACTCCAGGCCATGATCCCCCCCGCCACCTG GAATCAAGAGCAGCAGACAATACAGTGGAAAATCCCTAGTCTCTCTCATAGATCTGAAAATGGAG GAGTCGGGGCTCTTCTGGGCCGGTTCCAGATGACAGAAGGTCCCTGTAAACCCTCACAGCTGGCGGTCCAATTCAGCAGTGAGGGATGCACTCTGTCAGGCTGTGACATCCAGTTGGTTGGGACTGGTTACCGGCTATCGCTGATCAAGAAGAGATTTGCTGCAG GGAAATATTTGGCGGATAATTAG